One genomic segment of Fischerella sp. PCC 9605 includes these proteins:
- a CDS encoding response regulator yields the protein MAERSINILLVEDDEVDVMNVKRAFKKVNITNPLYVATNGVEALTMLRGNNGKPPEVPDSRRLILLDLNMPKMGGIEFLQELRSDSQLRPTPVVVMTTSNQDKDRVEAYNLNVAGYLLKPVTFANFIELMATLNKYWTLCEMP from the coding sequence ATGGCAGAAAGATCGATCAATATACTGTTAGTGGAGGATGATGAAGTAGATGTAATGAATGTCAAGCGGGCATTCAAAAAAGTTAATATTACCAACCCACTTTACGTTGCCACTAACGGAGTCGAAGCTCTAACAATGCTACGTGGTAACAATGGAAAACCTCCAGAGGTTCCTGATTCACGGCGCTTAATTTTGCTTGATTTAAATATGCCCAAAATGGGTGGAATCGAATTCTTGCAAGAGCTACGATCAGACTCACAATTAAGACCAACTCCTGTAGTAGTAATGACAACTTCCAATCAAGATAAAGATCGAGTGGAAGCTTATAATTTGAATGTTGCTGGCTATCTATTGAAGCCTGTGACATTTGCTAATTTTATTGAACTAATGGCAACGCTCAACAAATATTGGACGCTGTGCGAAATGCCTTAA
- a CDS encoding ATP-binding response regulator, with the protein MEETLKILVVDDDEVDRMGVRRALKAAGVNVELFEAEDCNGAIAALRNTSFDCVFLDYRLPDQDGLTLINEIRSHGVKVPLVVLTGQGDEQIAVELMKAGATDYLSKSRVSPETLAQVLRNAMRVYKAEMQVALANQRLRESNELLTRKNQELEAQQQQIELQNLKLKEASQLKSQFLATISHELRTPMNAIIGFSQLLLRPKCGDLTTQQRDMVERILNNSKHLLMLLNEVLDFSKLEVGRLNLKPEIFDLSQVVKTTVAETTSLAEAKKLSVHVQAELQNRMVFNDPLRLRQILMNLLSNAIKFTESGSIGVDVKELADNRIEIAVWDTGIGIASSDLQYIFEAFRQLDQSITRKYPGTGLGLPIVDALVQMMGGKISVESELGQGSVFRIELPRHISSKQQNQDRMSKLTHLSSTSKKHLAKQQDNLRFAQEGMQGLPRERGDR; encoded by the coding sequence ATGGAAGAAACGCTAAAAATACTAGTTGTAGACGATGACGAAGTAGACCGCATGGGAGTGCGCCGAGCCTTAAAGGCAGCTGGTGTAAATGTAGAGCTGTTTGAGGCGGAGGATTGTAACGGCGCGATCGCTGCCTTGAGGAATACTTCTTTCGACTGCGTTTTCCTTGACTATCGCTTACCAGATCAAGATGGTTTAACCTTAATCAATGAAATACGTTCTCACGGCGTCAAAGTACCTTTGGTAGTCCTCACGGGCCAAGGAGATGAGCAAATTGCTGTGGAACTGATGAAAGCGGGTGCTACAGACTACCTCTCCAAGTCTAGAGTCTCCCCAGAAACCCTGGCACAAGTTCTGCGGAATGCCATGCGGGTTTACAAAGCCGAAATGCAAGTAGCTTTAGCAAATCAACGACTGCGAGAAAGCAATGAGTTGCTAACTCGTAAAAATCAAGAACTTGAGGCTCAACAGCAACAGATAGAATTACAAAACCTCAAACTCAAGGAAGCATCACAGCTAAAATCGCAGTTTTTAGCAACCATATCTCATGAATTGCGAACCCCGATGAATGCCATTATTGGCTTTTCCCAGTTATTGTTACGTCCTAAATGCGGGGATTTGACTACCCAGCAGAGAGATATGGTAGAACGCATCCTCAACAATAGCAAGCACTTACTAATGCTGCTCAATGAAGTTCTCGATTTTTCTAAATTAGAGGTAGGCAGGTTAAATCTCAAGCCAGAAATCTTTGATCTCTCACAGGTAGTTAAAACCACCGTAGCGGAAACCACGTCCCTAGCAGAGGCAAAAAAACTTTCCGTGCACGTTCAGGCTGAATTGCAAAACCGCATGGTGTTTAACGATCCTCTGCGCTTGCGACAAATTCTAATGAATTTACTATCTAATGCAATTAAATTTACAGAGTCGGGTAGCATCGGAGTAGATGTCAAAGAACTGGCAGATAATCGAATCGAAATAGCAGTTTGGGATACAGGTATTGGTATTGCTTCCTCAGATTTACAATATATTTTTGAAGCTTTCCGACAACTTGACCAGAGTATCACTCGCAAATATCCTGGCACAGGTCTGGGTTTACCGATTGTAGATGCACTAGTGCAAATGATGGGTGGCAAAATCAGTGTCGAAAGTGAATTGGGTCAAGGTTCGGTGTTTCGCATTGAACTGCCGCGTCACATTTCATCAAAGCAGCAAAATCAAGATAGAATGTCCAAACTTACTCACCTATCATCAACATCAAAAAAACACTTAGCCAAACAACAAGACAACCTCCGTTTTGCTCAAGAAGGAATGCAGGGACTACCAAGAGAAAGAGGAGACAGGTAA
- a CDS encoding sensor histidine kinase → MLPATNSKVDRILAVDDTPDNLVLLQTILEIEGYEIELVADGATALQKIEQSPPDLILLDVMMPGLDGYEVTRRIRSNPIIDYIPILLLTAFHDVSVVEGLDAGADDFIRKPFDQDELLARVRSLLRLKHSLDEQKKLFSQQEDFVSRLTHDLRTPLVAADRMLNLFQQEAFCKISPEMKQAIAAMIRSNQNLLEMVNTLLEVHRFEAGKKTLQFESCNLRQIIEEVVQELSPLADEKDLMLKIDASKLDPSDESASTVMGDRLELRRIFSNLIGNAIKFTDTGGINVRILETSPSSTNQKWVITEVQDTGYGIAADDLPTLFERFRQGKNKRAGSGLGLHLSRRIAEFHGGTIEVASELGKGSVFTVKLPKL, encoded by the coding sequence ATGTTACCAGCTACAAATTCAAAAGTAGATCGTATTCTTGCTGTCGATGATACTCCCGACAACCTCGTTCTGCTGCAAACAATTTTGGAGATTGAGGGGTACGAAATTGAATTAGTAGCAGATGGTGCAACTGCGTTACAAAAAATAGAACAATCTCCCCCCGATTTGATTCTGCTAGATGTGATGATGCCAGGGTTGGATGGTTATGAAGTCACGCGCCGCATCCGTAGTAACCCGATTATAGATTACATTCCCATCCTGTTGTTAACTGCGTTTCATGATGTCAGTGTCGTTGAAGGTTTAGATGCGGGGGCAGATGACTTTATCCGCAAACCATTCGATCAAGATGAACTACTCGCCAGAGTGCGATCGCTGTTGCGATTAAAGCACAGTCTTGACGAACAAAAAAAATTATTTAGCCAGCAAGAAGACTTTGTTTCTCGTCTGACTCACGATTTGCGGACTCCTTTAGTGGCTGCAGACAGAATGCTGAATTTATTTCAACAGGAAGCCTTCTGCAAAATCTCGCCAGAAATGAAACAGGCGATCGCCGCTATGATTCGCAGTAACCAAAACCTGTTGGAAATGGTCAACACCCTGCTAGAAGTCCATCGTTTTGAGGCAGGTAAAAAGACCTTGCAATTTGAAAGCTGCAATCTCCGTCAGATTATTGAAGAAGTCGTTCAAGAACTCAGTCCGCTTGCTGATGAAAAGGACTTGATGCTGAAAATCGATGCCAGCAAATTAGATCCAAGCGATGAAAGTGCAAGCACAGTCATGGGCGATCGCCTAGAACTGCGACGAATTTTCAGTAACTTGATTGGAAATGCCATCAAATTTACAGATACAGGTGGGATAAACGTTCGCATTTTGGAAACGTCTCCATCTTCCACCAATCAAAAATGGGTAATAACAGAAGTACAAGACACCGGGTACGGAATTGCTGCGGACGACCTGCCGACACTTTTTGAACGGTTTCGTCAAGGTAAAAACAAACGCGCTGGCAGTGGCTTGGGCTTACATCTTTCGCGCCGTATTGCCGAGTTTCATGGTGGCACTATTGAAGTAGCCTCTGAACTTGGTAAAGGCAGTGTTTTTACAGTTAAATTGCCAAAATTATAA
- a CDS encoding DUF2294 domain-containing protein, with amino-acid sequence MATSPPTRGQAERTLAQGIQALYREQLGHQPSKVTCKLSDQNLVIVIENSITPPELLLAQTGRQELAEQVRSDLDNAIQPEIKELIEETLNVSVVEILSDATLESGRSGIIAILSDIPNIRNAVPSAKARRKAS; translated from the coding sequence ATGGCAACATCACCTCCAACTCGCGGTCAAGCAGAACGAACTTTAGCACAGGGAATACAAGCTTTGTATCGGGAACAACTTGGACACCAGCCAAGTAAAGTTACCTGTAAGTTGTCAGACCAAAATTTAGTGATTGTAATTGAGAATTCTATTACACCACCAGAGCTGTTACTAGCTCAAACAGGTAGACAAGAATTAGCTGAACAAGTCAGATCAGACTTAGATAATGCTATTCAACCTGAAATCAAGGAACTGATTGAAGAGACCTTAAATGTATCTGTAGTCGAAATACTTAGTGATGCTACCTTGGAAAGCGGTCGTTCAGGCATTATTGCCATCTTGTCTGATATACCTAATATTCGTAATGCTGTTCCCAGCGCTAAAGCGAGGAGAAAGGCTTCATAG
- a CDS encoding response regulator: MRFSGEGMELAQVVMGEQNKQNFQPPLILAVEDNDDNLLLMSYTLESLGCRLICQTDSSTTVLVAKEYQPDLILLDILLPGINGIDVMRYLKQEPLTRNITVVAVTALASTEDRERILDAGFDDYISKPYMIEDLEAIIYRYVGEKLDNYSAVDLC; encoded by the coding sequence ATGAGATTTTCTGGAGAAGGAATGGAACTGGCACAAGTGGTTATGGGTGAACAAAATAAGCAAAACTTCCAACCGCCGTTAATTTTAGCAGTGGAAGATAATGATGATAATTTGCTGCTGATGAGTTACACTCTTGAATCACTGGGCTGTAGACTGATTTGTCAAACAGACAGTTCAACTACTGTACTGGTAGCTAAAGAGTATCAGCCAGACTTGATCCTGTTGGATATTTTGTTGCCAGGTATCAATGGGATTGATGTTATGCGCTATCTAAAGCAAGAACCGCTAACTCGCAATATTACTGTTGTTGCAGTCACAGCTTTAGCCAGTACAGAAGATCGAGAACGCATCTTAGATGCAGGGTTTGATGACTACATCAGCAAGCCTTATATGATTGAAGATTTAGAGGCAATAATTTACCGTTATGTTGGTGAAAAATTAGATAATTATTCGGCTGTGGACTTGTGTTAG
- a CDS encoding vWA domain-containing protein, with protein MNTAERDLRLELLNSLLTTPHRERSKVAEFHKLIVELDPIFYGHLAVWYQHNGDVRDHKEVFVGHLLTSNVNAHRDAGFVMLQEFPPYQVARIVDFMKQQLGKVPRCARTAVRRYLQAREINPQLFDRAALRGRKAMKHLYATLHIKPNMRADAVLFKDTPPQDSLAFILKQVAGSATPAEQAALIVEHNIPYTIAIGAVKQLTPTVLVALINSMSPQEVINNLKSLKQRGAMEHPEVKELIDGKLEQAAKSDRVSAFKATVAADVTQLDTETVAKLEKVTNEQVKKRGKIAKPTALLVDKSGSMDIALEVGKQIAALISGITEADLFVYAFDTIAYPVKAQSTELSDWEKAFQHIFANGGTSIGAGLETMRLKKQLVEQIIIVTDEGENTQPYFAEAYQAYQRDLGVMPNVIIVRVGQWCDYVEGKLKEKQVPVDTFTFAGDYYSLPNLVPLLSRPSRLELLMEILDTPLPVRDDK; from the coding sequence ATGAATACAGCAGAACGCGACTTGCGTTTAGAACTTCTCAACAGCTTGCTGACAACTCCTCACCGCGAACGGTCGAAGGTAGCAGAATTCCATAAATTAATAGTAGAGCTTGACCCGATTTTCTACGGACATCTAGCTGTATGGTATCAGCATAACGGTGATGTTCGCGACCACAAAGAAGTGTTTGTGGGACATTTGCTGACAAGCAATGTGAATGCACACCGCGACGCTGGGTTTGTCATGCTGCAAGAGTTTCCACCTTACCAAGTGGCGCGAATTGTAGACTTTATGAAGCAGCAACTAGGTAAAGTTCCGCGTTGTGCGCGTACCGCCGTGCGGCGTTATTTGCAAGCGCGGGAAATCAACCCTCAGCTTTTCGATCGCGCTGCTTTACGCGGACGCAAGGCGATGAAGCACCTGTATGCAACTTTGCATATTAAGCCAAATATGCGTGCAGATGCGGTGTTGTTCAAAGATACTCCACCACAAGACAGCCTTGCTTTTATTCTCAAGCAAGTGGCTGGATCTGCCACACCAGCCGAACAAGCGGCTTTGATTGTCGAGCATAACATCCCTTATACCATTGCCATTGGTGCGGTGAAGCAACTCACACCAACGGTGCTGGTAGCGTTGATTAACTCCATGTCACCGCAAGAAGTAATTAACAACCTCAAATCCCTCAAACAACGGGGTGCAATGGAACACCCAGAAGTCAAAGAATTGATTGATGGGAAGTTGGAACAAGCAGCAAAAAGCGATCGCGTCTCTGCATTCAAAGCCACAGTCGCCGCCGATGTCACCCAGTTGGATACGGAAACTGTTGCAAAGCTGGAAAAAGTCACGAACGAGCAAGTCAAAAAGCGCGGTAAAATTGCCAAGCCAACAGCCTTGTTGGTTGACAAGTCTGGAAGCATGGATATAGCGCTAGAAGTGGGTAAACAAATTGCCGCCTTAATTTCTGGTATCACCGAAGCAGACTTGTTTGTGTATGCTTTTGACACCATTGCTTACCCAGTGAAAGCACAGAGTACAGAACTGTCAGACTGGGAAAAAGCGTTTCAGCACATTTTTGCTAACGGTGGGACTAGCATCGGTGCGGGACTGGAAACCATGCGGTTGAAAAAGCAGCTAGTAGAACAAATTATCATTGTCACCGACGAAGGCGAAAACACCCAGCCATACTTTGCTGAAGCTTACCAAGCCTATCAGCGAGATTTGGGAGTAATGCCTAACGTCATCATCGTCCGAGTGGGACAATGGTGTGATTACGTTGAAGGCAAGCTGAAAGAAAAGCAAGTACCTGTGGATACCTTCACTTTTGCGGGTGACTACTACTCTTTGCCAAATTTGGTTCCATTGCTATCACGTCCATCCCGGCTAGAGTTGCTGATGGAAATTTTGGATACACCGCTACCCGTGCGGGACGATAAGTAG
- a CDS encoding MinD/ParA family ATP-binding protein, protein MSKVISIHSFRGGTGKSNVTANIATLIARSGKRVGIVDTDIQSPGIHVLFGLEENKVSYTLNDYLWGRCPIEKAAYDVTPLLKMKQKAPAIRGNIYLIPSSIKTGEISRILREGYDARLLNDGFQHLSKRLKLDYLFIDTHPGINEETLLSIIISNILVVILRPDQQDYQGTAVAVDVARKLDVPSIMLVINKALPTFNFQALRQQIVSTYGTNVAGILPVCEEMFYLGSSDIFSLRYPDHPWTQEVSAIAKHILNHR, encoded by the coding sequence ATGTCTAAAGTCATTTCTATCCATTCATTCCGTGGTGGAACAGGTAAATCAAATGTAACTGCTAATATAGCCACTTTGATCGCTCGTTCTGGTAAGCGGGTTGGTATTGTTGATACTGATATTCAATCGCCTGGAATTCATGTTCTTTTCGGTCTCGAAGAAAATAAAGTAAGCTACACCCTGAATGATTATCTGTGGGGTCGCTGTCCGATTGAAAAGGCTGCTTACGACGTTACACCACTGCTGAAAATGAAGCAGAAAGCCCCTGCAATCAGAGGTAATATTTATCTAATTCCTTCCAGCATCAAGACTGGTGAGATTTCTCGCATTTTGCGTGAGGGATACGATGCACGCCTGCTTAACGATGGTTTTCAGCATTTGAGCAAACGCTTAAAACTGGATTATCTTTTTATTGACACTCACCCTGGCATTAACGAAGAAACCCTACTGTCTATTATTATTTCCAATATCCTTGTGGTCATCCTTCGACCAGATCAGCAAGATTACCAAGGTACGGCTGTAGCTGTTGATGTGGCTCGCAAGTTAGATGTTCCTAGCATTATGCTGGTAATCAATAAGGCGCTGCCAACTTTTAACTTTCAGGCTTTGCGGCAACAAATAGTTTCAACCTACGGTACAAATGTGGCTGGCATCTTACCTGTGTGTGAAGAAATGTTTTATCTGGGTAGCAGCGATATTTTCAGCTTGCGCTACCCCGATCATCCTTGGACACAAGAAGTAAGTGCGATCGCCAAGCATATCCTTAACCATAGGTGA
- a CDS encoding Tll0287-like domain-containing protein: MINSSKLANKFTLLLSLVFIGAIAFSGLALSKALEYTAENEINYRAQVLMQMVNSVRDYSSSHITSLLEPYLKNQEKFVPETVPSYAAREVFENLRDKKEYQHYLYKDATLNPTNLQDQADEFETNLIETFRNNPSLRSKSGFLTAFGEQLFYSARPFSIQNPKCLSCHSTPEMAPKSLVETYGTEHGFGWKLNEILGIQIIYVPASQVFENVRKNFSLFIGIFIAIFALVIILINYLLKLNVIQPIKPMAQLAQKISTDTINSDEAKEYEIKNLTVLVKRTDELGQLGRVFQKMVREVYAREQRLKQQVQELRIKIDETKMARQVDEIARSEYFQKLRKEAKDIRNKWSESDE; the protein is encoded by the coding sequence ATGATAAATAGTTCCAAGCTTGCCAACAAATTTACCTTGCTCCTATCGCTAGTTTTTATAGGGGCGATCGCGTTTAGTGGATTGGCTTTATCAAAGGCACTTGAATACACAGCTGAAAATGAAATCAACTACAGAGCGCAAGTGCTGATGCAAATGGTCAATTCAGTTAGAGACTATAGTAGTAGCCACATAACAAGCTTGTTAGAGCCTTATCTAAAAAATCAGGAAAAGTTTGTTCCTGAAACAGTACCTAGTTATGCAGCTAGGGAAGTATTTGAGAATCTACGCGACAAAAAAGAATATCAACATTACCTTTACAAAGACGCCACACTTAACCCAACAAATTTACAGGATCAAGCTGATGAATTTGAAACTAATCTTATAGAAACCTTCCGTAATAACCCAAGCTTGCGATCCAAATCAGGTTTTCTGACTGCATTTGGAGAGCAATTGTTTTATAGCGCCCGTCCTTTTTCTATTCAAAATCCCAAGTGTCTTAGTTGCCATAGCACTCCCGAAATGGCACCCAAGAGCCTTGTAGAAACCTATGGAACAGAGCATGGTTTTGGATGGAAGCTCAATGAGATCCTCGGTATTCAAATAATTTATGTTCCTGCCAGTCAAGTTTTTGAGAACGTTCGCAAGAATTTTTCCTTATTCATTGGTATTTTTATTGCAATTTTCGCCTTGGTCATTATTCTGATTAATTATTTGTTGAAGCTAAATGTAATCCAACCTATCAAACCAATGGCTCAACTGGCTCAAAAAATTAGTACTGATACAATTAATTCTGATGAAGCAAAAGAGTATGAAATTAAAAATCTGACAGTACTTGTTAAACGCACTGACGAATTAGGACAGTTGGGGCGAGTCTTTCAGAAAATGGTTCGTGAAGTCTACGCTCGCGAGCAACGCCTAAAACAACAGGTGCAGGAACTCCGCATCAAAATAGACGAAACCAAGATGGCTCGCCAAGTGGATGAAATTGCTCGCAGTGAATACTTCCAGAAATTACGCAAAGAGGCAAAAGATATTAGAAATAAATGGTCAGAATCAGATGAATAA